A DNA window from Naumovozyma dairenensis CBS 421 chromosome 8, complete genome contains the following coding sequences:
- the CDC24 gene encoding Rho family guanine nucleotide exchange factor CDC24 (similar to Saccharomyces cerevisiae CDC24 (YAL041W); ancestral locus Anc_7.32): MAIPPSTTKKSSSTFSINDNVSNRLRNISTSSNSNNNNTGPSHHDSMNNIRVVSQSVMNSIVTEKDSLYYICLQVKKRLEHLPQLQPYLNLAYSSSELLSERQSLQLSQKQQLYSTHDSSVIANVINKENAHRSVSSMASYNRDSHDGKTISNATFRSSSISANSLGGKDNDTFSLDGITHLNSSSNTNSLIHTDSNNYDNANETNLLTYAMGILPISMDCDPVTQLSQLFQQGSPLCIIFNAVKPQFKLPVVSSDDLKICKKSIYDFILGCKKHFAFNDEELFTISDVFSNSTNHFIKVIDVVQTLLNSSTDIFPMIPMEKLTLQMREKYNPTQALMSTDYNNIIKEFVITERKYIHDLEILDEYKQQLLDSNLITSEELYMLFPNLTEAIDFQRRFLISLEINSLVDPSKQRIGALFMHSKHFFKLYEPWSIGQNAAIDFLSNTLDKFQNMNFVLKNKLELQSFLYKPVQRLCKYPLLLKELLSAYNKQLQKTNNNNTNSSSSTSVSTSSSSSSSSPTSSSSAVKELEIALDISKKIAKSINENQRRTENHEVVKKLYGRVLNWKGYRIAKFGELLYFDKVFISTNNSNEQERGFDVYLFEKIIILFSEVNNNNTNAQNSITSSSSTKKSSSLILKKKNSTSSSSSTSILNSSLPSASSLALNNSTSANNNNNNSSKLSKSRHNSYDFTTSLMNSSNTSLHNSNNNNNKNFSHSNFALNEPKLDLRGRIMIMNLNEIKPSKSRSLNITWESIKEQGNFLLKFKNEETRDNWCSCLQSLVRHIKSESFRSTNSGDFSSSSIIGTPLPSPSTHRNNSITHNNNTTNNNNNTSRRNTRNSISSINSSHLKYISENTTSSNSMVSPSANARCSSSSMHQKKRVSNFENEHKTILEDSSYENSIPDHSILIRVSFNSDFYTILINLDKDVTFVIDSIKKN, from the coding sequence ATGGCAATCCCACCTTCTACTACTAAGAAATCAAGTTCAACGTTCTCAATAAATGATAACGTCAGTAATAGACTTAGGAACATCAGTACCAGCAGCAATagtaacaacaacaataccGGTCCATCACATCATGattcaatgaataatattcgTGTAGTGAGTCAGAGTGTCATGAATTCCATTGTCACAGAAAAGGATTCcctttattatatttgtttacaagtaaagaaaagattagAACATTTACCTCAACTACAACCATATCTAAATTTAGCATATTCCTCGAGCGAATTATTAAGTGAAAGGCAATCGTTACAATTGTCTCAAAAGCAACAATTATATTCTACACATGATTCCTCCGTGATTGCAAATGTAatcaataaagaaaacGCTCATAGAAGTGTATCATCCATGGCGTCATATAATCGAGATAGTCATGATGGGAAAACAATATCGAATGCAACTTTTAGATCAAGTTCTATATCAGCAAATAGTTTGGGTGGCaaagataatgatactTTTTCATTGGATGGAATTACCCATTTAAATTCTTCCTCAAAtacaaattcattaattcatACAGATTCAAATAACTATGATAATGctaatgaaacaaatttaCTCACTTATGCTATGGGTATCTTACCAATATCAATGGACTGTGATCCTGTGACTCAACTATCACAATTATTTCAACAAGGATCTCCACTTTGTATCATCTTTAATGCTGTTAAACCACAATTCAAGTTACCAGTGGTATCATCAGATGACTTAAAAATTTGTAAAAAATCTATCTATGATTTCATACTTGGTTGTAAAAAACATTTCGcatttaatgatgaagaattatttacCATATCTGACGTTTTCTCCAATTCAACAaatcatttcattaaagTTATTGACGTAGTACAaactttattaaattcatcaactGATATTTTCCCCATGATACCTATGGAAAAATTAACATTACAAATGAgggaaaaatataatccaACGCAAGCATTAATGAGTACTGATTATAATAACATCATAAAGGAATTTGTCATTactgaaagaaaatatattcatgaCTTAGAAATCTTAGATGAAtataaacaacaattattagataGCAACCTAATAACATCTGAAGAACTTTATATGCTATTCCCAAACCTGACTGAAGCAATTGATTTCCAAAGAAgatttttaatttcattggAAATTAATTCCCTAGTGGATCCATCAAAGCAAAGAATCGGTGCCCTTTTCATGCATTCTAAacatttcttcaaattataTGAACCTTGGTCCATTGGTCAAAACGCTGctattgattttttatcCAATACTTTAGATAAATTCCAAAACATGAATTTTGTCTTAAAAAATAAGTTGGAACTACAATCGTTCCTTTATAAGCCCGTTCAAAGACTTTGTAAATATCCCTTGTTACTAAAGGAACTTTTGTCTgcatataataaacaacTCCAAaaaaccaataataataacacgAATTCCTCATCTTCAACTTCGGTTTCAACttcctcctcttcttcatcatcatcaccaacatcttcatcttccgCAGTGAAGGAATTAGAAATCGCCCTGGATATCTCTAAAAAAATTGCTAAAagtattaatgaaaatcaaagaagaacagAAAACCATGAAGTtgtgaaaaaattatatggTAGAGTACTTAATTGGAAAGGTTATAGAATTGCAAAATTCGgtgaattattatattttgataaagttttcatttcaacaaataattcaaatgaacaagaaagaGGATTTGATGTATATTTGTTCGAAAAAAtcataatattattctcCGAAgttaacaataacaatacaaatGCCCAAAATAGCAtaacttcttcatcaagTACtaaaaaatcatcatctttaatattgaaaaagaaaaattctacatcatcatcttcatcaacatccattttaaattcatctttacCATCAGCATCTTCCTTAGCATTAAATAATAGCACGTCTgctaacaataataataataacagtaGCAAACTTTCAAAAAGTCGTCATAACTCCTATGATTTTACAACATCTCTCATGAATTCATCCAATACTTCGTTacataatagtaataataataataacaagaatTTTTCACATTCCAATTTCGCATTAAATGAACCAAAATTAGATCTGAGAGGACgtataatgataatgaatttaaatgaaatcaagccatcaaaatcaagatCTTTAAATATAACGTGGGAATCTATAAAGGAACAAGGaaatttcttattaaaattcaaaaatgaagaaacgAGAGATAATTGGTGCTCATGCTTACAATCATTAGTACGTCATATAAAGAGTGAATCATTTAGAAGTACAAATAGTGGAGAtttctcatcatcatcaatcaTTGGTACTCCATTACCGTCACCTAGTACCCATCgtaataatagtattacacataataataatactactaataataataataatacatcaagaagaaatacACGCAATAGTATATCTTCAATCAATAGCTCacatttgaaatatatttctgAAAATACCACGAGCAGTAATAGTATGGTTTCTCCTTCAGCGAATGCTCGCTGTTCATCCTCATCAATGcatcaaaagaaaagagtatctaattttgaaaatgaacatAAAACAATACTTGAGGATTCTTCTTATGAAAATTCAATACCTGatcattcaatattaattaGAGTATCATTCAACTCAGATTTCTATACAAttttaatcaatttagaTAAAGATGTCACATTCGTCATTGATTcgataaagaaaaattga